A genome region from Sulfurovum sp. TSL6 includes the following:
- a CDS encoding D-2-hydroxyacid dehydrogenase, with protein sequence MNIVLLDAKTLGDDLDLTVLESFGTLSVYKTTSPEETLERIQSADIIITNKVVITATMMEAIPTLKLICIAATGMNNVDLEAARSKEIEVKNVAGYSTKSVVQHTFAMALYLLEKMAYYDKVVKDGSWSQSGLFTDVTQPFYEISGKKWGIIGFGTIGQEVAKVATAFGAEVSYHSTSGKNLHHTYPHQSLEVLLKECDIISIHAPLNENTYNLINESNLSFIKENAILLNLGRGGIINETDLAVELDRRTLYAGLDVLEKEPLTPDNSLHEVKHQERLLITPHIAWASIEARKKLLEGIVKNIQVFMESI encoded by the coding sequence ATGAATATCGTATTACTTGACGCTAAAACACTGGGTGATGACCTAGACCTCACTGTACTTGAATCTTTTGGAACACTGAGCGTGTACAAGACCACTTCACCCGAAGAGACCCTCGAACGCATCCAGAGTGCAGACATTATTATCACCAATAAAGTGGTCATCACCGCAACTATGATGGAAGCAATACCTACACTGAAACTCATTTGCATCGCTGCTACAGGCATGAACAATGTAGACCTGGAGGCTGCCAGATCCAAAGAGATAGAAGTCAAAAATGTTGCAGGGTACTCAACAAAAAGTGTGGTACAGCATACGTTTGCCATGGCACTTTACCTCCTGGAAAAAATGGCCTATTATGATAAAGTAGTGAAAGATGGATCATGGAGTCAATCAGGGCTTTTTACCGATGTTACTCAGCCCTTTTATGAAATATCAGGGAAAAAATGGGGCATTATCGGTTTTGGCACCATAGGCCAAGAGGTTGCCAAAGTTGCAACAGCATTCGGAGCCGAAGTGAGTTACCACTCGACCAGCGGGAAAAATCTTCATCATACCTACCCGCATCAAAGTTTGGAAGTATTGCTCAAAGAGTGTGACATCATTTCTATTCACGCACCGCTCAATGAAAATACCTATAACCTCATCAATGAAAGCAACCTCTCTTTTATCAAAGAGAATGCAATACTTTTAAACCTCGGACGGGGAGGTATCATCAATGAGACAGATCTGGCCGTTGAACTTGACAGACGTACATTGTATGCGGGGCTGGATGTACTCGAGAAAGAACCGCTTACACCCGATAACAGTCTTCATGAAGTCAAACATCAAGAAAGACTCCTGATCACGCCACACATAGCCTGGGCAAGTATCGAAGCGAG
- a CDS encoding glutaredoxin domain-containing protein, protein MRFFSRVFLPFLLFVYIATETYLRLQHTSLCGEVGCALAGELLRFDHIYLNYFGLAGVLSLIISGYLSLKSRWFETLFFTMLYAGIAFETTIIGYQFIANPEPCLFCLSVFSSLLVIALFSQMKYFAVVLATVLSIFLGLNTLTIPQNRSFVTAPGLYLIQSETCSHCKKVKKYFAEHQIAYTPISAKEINARGFLKFVDISTIPVLIIKESSSMTILKGDRKIIAHFDAQRKEEVLKDVTESTLVQSSALELSSDFLGTGGDAGCTLTITETPSCEETNATPIPQH, encoded by the coding sequence ATGCGTTTTTTTTCTAGGGTCTTTTTACCCTTCTTACTCTTTGTGTATATTGCCACTGAGACCTATTTAAGATTACAGCATACTTCACTTTGTGGAGAAGTAGGTTGCGCACTTGCTGGAGAGCTCCTGAGATTTGACCATATTTATCTCAATTATTTTGGTTTGGCCGGCGTACTCTCTTTGATCATCTCTGGCTACCTTTCACTCAAAAGCCGTTGGTTTGAAACACTCTTTTTCACTATGCTTTACGCCGGTATAGCTTTTGAAACAACTATTATTGGCTACCAGTTCATTGCCAACCCTGAACCCTGTCTCTTCTGTCTGAGTGTCTTCTCCTCTTTGCTGGTCATTGCACTCTTTAGTCAAATGAAGTACTTTGCTGTGGTTCTGGCTACCGTACTTTCCATTTTTTTAGGGTTGAATACCCTGACCATACCCCAAAACAGATCTTTTGTGACTGCTCCTGGTTTGTACCTCATACAATCAGAGACATGCTCCCATTGTAAAAAAGTGAAAAAATATTTTGCAGAACATCAGATAGCCTATACACCGATCTCCGCAAAAGAGATCAATGCCAGAGGATTTTTGAAATTTGTGGATATAAGCACCATCCCTGTACTCATTATCAAAGAATCCTCAAGTATGACCATTTTAAAGGGTGATAGAAAGATCATTGCACATTTTGATGCACAGAGGAAAGAAGAAGTGCTTAAAGATGTAACAGAGTCTACCTTGGTACAAAGCAGTGCATTGGAACTCTCTTCAGATTTCCTGGGTACCGGGGGAGATGCAGGGTGTACACTTACCATTACAGAAACACCTTCCTGTGAAGAGACGAACGCTACACCCATACCTCAACACTAA
- the purT gene encoding formate-dependent phosphoribosylglycinamide formyltransferase, whose protein sequence is MTFTTTLQKDAIKIMLLGSGELGKEVAMEAQRLGIEVIAVDKYENAPAHLVANRSYAIDMQDKEAVLALIEKEQPSFILPEVEAISIAALFEAEAKGFHVIPNAEAVNKTMNRKNIRVFAAEELGLKTSGYEFVTTLEGLKEASNRIGFPCVIKPVMSSSGHGQSIARTADDIENSWEIAKEARGDASELIVEEFVPFDYEITLLTVRNETGTTFCEPIGHVQKDGDFILSWQPMQMTPEALKKAQEIAKAVTDGLGGRGIFGVEFFVKDDEVYFSELSPRPHDTGMVTLITQSQSEFALHVRAVLGLPLDFTFYGSGACGAYKAKNESHTPILEVPDTAFTKDSFVRVFGKPESHVGRRMAVSLVLDEVEEAKRRATQIVENISDH, encoded by the coding sequence ATGACATTTACGACCACATTACAAAAAGACGCTATTAAGATCATGCTCCTGGGTTCAGGTGAACTTGGTAAAGAAGTTGCTATGGAAGCCCAACGGCTCGGGATAGAGGTCATCGCAGTAGATAAATATGAAAATGCCCCTGCACACCTTGTAGCCAACCGCTCTTATGCCATAGACATGCAAGACAAAGAAGCCGTACTCGCACTAATAGAAAAAGAGCAGCCTAGTTTTATCTTGCCTGAAGTGGAAGCGATCAGCATTGCAGCCCTTTTTGAAGCAGAAGCCAAAGGTTTTCATGTGATCCCAAATGCCGAAGCGGTCAACAAAACAATGAACCGTAAGAATATCCGTGTTTTTGCCGCTGAAGAGCTGGGACTCAAAACAAGCGGGTATGAATTTGTTACTACGCTTGAAGGGCTTAAAGAAGCCAGTAACCGCATAGGTTTCCCTTGTGTCATCAAACCGGTCATGAGTTCATCGGGTCATGGTCAAAGTATCGCAAGAACAGCAGATGATATAGAAAATTCATGGGAGATCGCGAAAGAAGCACGTGGAGATGCCTCGGAGCTTATCGTAGAAGAGTTTGTCCCTTTTGACTATGAGATCACTCTTTTGACCGTGCGTAATGAAACAGGAACCACCTTTTGTGAACCTATCGGACATGTCCAGAAAGATGGAGATTTCATCCTCTCATGGCAGCCGATGCAAATGACACCTGAAGCACTCAAAAAAGCACAGGAGATCGCAAAAGCAGTGACTGATGGTCTAGGTGGCCGCGGTATCTTTGGTGTGGAATTCTTTGTGAAAGATGATGAAGTCTACTTCTCTGAACTCAGTCCGCGTCCTCACGACACAGGAATGGTCACACTGATCACACAAAGCCAAAGTGAGTTTGCTCTGCATGTAAGAGCTGTGCTTGGACTGCCTCTTGACTTTACCTTCTACGGTTCTGGTGCCTGTGGTGCCTACAAAGCTAAAAATGAAAGCCACACCCCTATACTTGAAGTACCCGACACTGCCTTTACAAAAGACAGTTTTGTAAGAGTCTTTGGAAAACCCGAATCACATGTAGGCCGTCGTATGGCAGTGAGTCTGGTACTGGATGAAGTGGAAGAAGCAAAAAGAAGAGCCACTCAGATCGTAGAGAATATTTCTGATCATTAA
- the rpsU gene encoding 30S ribosomal protein S21: MPGIMLSQRDSFDDAYRKFKRQCDRNLIVTEARARQHHETETEKRKKEKIATRKKILKKLFMLRRYESRL; the protein is encoded by the coding sequence ATGCCAGGAATTATGTTATCACAACGTGACTCTTTTGATGATGCTTACAGAAAATTCAAAAGACAATGCGACAGAAATCTTATCGTGACAGAAGCTAGAGCTAGACAACACCACGAAACTGAGACTGAAAAGAGAAAAAAAGAGAAAATTGCAACGCGCAAGAAAATCCTTAAAAAACTCTTCATGCTTAGAAGATACGAGTCTAGACTGTAA
- a CDS encoding NAD(P)H-hydrate dehydratase yields the protein MQKVFENCYALDKRCYESYGLSEDILMEHAAAGMADYIRTHFPKGTSVLIVAGTGNNGADGIALGRQLHGDYDVKLYLPFPLHSSMAKIQFERATLLGLKIVDQISQADVVVDALFGAGLNRNLDEDTEHLLHQLNALKAHKIACDIPTGVGEKGILMPMAFHADVTLTMGAYKEALFLDACKDVVGEVLRIDLGVSSLFYEGESQTCLLEKSDLKLPSRTEQSTHKGIFGHAAVFCGEKEGAGIISGMAAATFGAGLTTLVVHERITPPPYLMHSTVVPDNASAMAIGMGLGCHFESEFLQKYVVKSHLPIVLDADSFYNEEILSVLEQKDREVVITPHPKEFVVLWKTLTGEQLTVTQVQNRRFEMVRKFNARYPHITLLLKGANTLIMQEERLYINPLGCSKLSKGGSGDVLSGLIVALLAQGYTAIDAAIQASLALVIAAHQYEGSSYAMLSTDLVEEVGKLECTVKG from the coding sequence ATGCAAAAAGTATTTGAAAATTGTTATGCACTAGATAAAAGGTGTTATGAATCTTATGGGCTGAGTGAAGACATACTCATGGAGCATGCAGCTGCCGGTATGGCAGACTATATACGTACGCATTTTCCCAAAGGCACTTCTGTATTGATCGTGGCAGGGACGGGGAACAATGGTGCAGACGGTATTGCATTGGGACGTCAGCTTCATGGAGATTACGACGTCAAACTCTATCTTCCTTTTCCTCTGCATTCGTCGATGGCAAAAATACAGTTTGAACGTGCCACGCTTTTAGGGCTAAAAATAGTTGATCAAATAAGCCAGGCTGATGTAGTGGTGGATGCACTTTTTGGTGCAGGCCTCAATCGAAACCTAGATGAAGATACAGAACATCTACTGCATCAGCTCAATGCACTAAAAGCGCATAAGATCGCTTGTGACATCCCTACAGGGGTAGGAGAGAAAGGCATACTCATGCCAATGGCATTTCATGCAGATGTGACCTTGACCATGGGAGCCTATAAAGAAGCGTTGTTTTTAGATGCATGTAAAGATGTAGTAGGTGAAGTTCTGCGTATTGATCTTGGCGTAAGTTCACTTTTCTATGAAGGAGAGAGTCAAACCTGTCTACTCGAAAAATCTGATCTGAAACTTCCTAGCAGAACAGAACAGTCTACACATAAAGGTATCTTCGGACATGCAGCTGTATTTTGCGGAGAAAAGGAGGGCGCAGGTATTATCTCAGGAATGGCTGCAGCGACATTTGGTGCAGGGCTTACGACCTTAGTCGTACATGAAAGGATCACCCCTCCTCCTTATCTGATGCACTCAACGGTTGTGCCTGACAATGCATCGGCCATGGCCATAGGTATGGGACTTGGATGTCACTTTGAGAGTGAATTTTTACAGAAGTATGTGGTTAAGAGCCACCTGCCTATTGTACTAGATGCAGACAGTTTCTATAATGAAGAGATCTTGAGTGTTCTGGAACAGAAAGACAGAGAAGTTGTTATCACCCCTCATCCCAAAGAGTTTGTCGTACTTTGGAAAACCCTGACAGGGGAACAATTGACTGTGACACAAGTACAAAACAGACGTTTTGAGATGGTACGAAAGTTTAATGCCAGATATCCGCATATTACACTTCTGCTTAAAGGGGCAAATACCCTTATCATGCAAGAAGAGAGACTCTACATCAACCCTTTGGGATGTTCCAAACTCAGCAAAGGGGGGAGCGGCGATGTGCTTTCGGGTCTCATTGTTGCACTGCTTGCACAAGGGTATACTGCCATTGATGCAGCCATTCAAGCTTCTTTGGCCTTGGTGATCGCTGCGCATCAATATGAGGGTTCTTCTTATGCGATGTTGTCTACGGACCTTGTAGAAGAAGTAGGGAAATTAGAGTGTACGGTTAAGGGCTAA
- the purN gene encoding phosphoribosylglycinamide formyltransferase: MANRKKLAVLFSGKGSNFAYIVNTLHHKGFEVVVALTNNPNAQGINIAKEASIPLEIIDSKAYESREAFDAAVVKCLQKYNPDLTVLAGFMRILTPVFTEQIKSINLHPSLLPRHKGLKAIEKSYEDEHTHGGASVHYVTSELDGGEVILQKEIAKEGLSFEDYDKKIRSIEKVALVEAIRKVLD, encoded by the coding sequence ATGGCAAATCGTAAAAAATTAGCAGTACTTTTTAGCGGTAAAGGAAGCAATTTCGCGTATATTGTCAACACTTTACACCATAAAGGATTTGAAGTTGTCGTTGCCTTGACAAATAATCCCAATGCTCAGGGAATAAACATAGCTAAAGAAGCATCTATCCCTCTTGAGATCATAGATTCAAAAGCGTATGAGAGTAGAGAAGCTTTTGATGCTGCAGTGGTAAAATGCCTACAAAAGTACAATCCCGATCTTACCGTACTTGCAGGCTTTATGCGTATCTTGACCCCTGTCTTTACAGAGCAGATCAAAAGTATCAACCTGCATCCCTCTTTGCTGCCAAGACACAAAGGGCTTAAGGCTATAGAGAAAAGTTATGAAGATGAACATACCCATGGCGGTGCATCTGTGCATTATGTCACTTCTGAACTTGATGGAGGAGAGGTGATCTTGCAAAAAGAGATCGCCAAAGAGGGCTTGAGTTTTGAAGACTATGATAAAAAAATACGGAGTATTGAAAAAGTAGCCCTGGTAGAAGCCATTAGAAAAGTCCTGGATTAA
- the thpR gene encoding RNA 2',3'-cyclic phosphodiesterase: protein MRLFIASPVILEDYASIQEDFKGIIEGKWVEEQNLHLTWVFLGDVEEVKPILDKLQGISALEHQVPIQALGYFGRPPRVFFSKSKAIELYNKAKEFKHAGFDLYRFKPHITFCRIKAIHDYKAYKEKLKTYRERSLGVILPEITIYESTLSSEGAQYSHRYTIKKI, encoded by the coding sequence ATGAGACTCTTCATCGCATCGCCTGTCATTCTGGAGGACTATGCTTCCATACAAGAAGATTTTAAAGGTATTATCGAAGGGAAATGGGTAGAAGAGCAAAATCTGCATCTGACCTGGGTATTTCTCGGTGATGTGGAGGAGGTAAAACCTATCCTTGATAAACTCCAAGGGATATCTGCCTTGGAACATCAGGTCCCTATACAAGCATTAGGGTATTTCGGACGGCCGCCTAGAGTCTTTTTTTCTAAGTCTAAAGCCATAGAACTCTATAACAAAGCAAAAGAATTCAAACATGCAGGCTTTGATCTCTATCGTTTCAAACCGCACATTACGTTTTGCCGTATCAAAGCCATACATGATTACAAAGCCTACAAAGAGAAACTCAAAACCTATCGTGAAAGATCTTTAGGAGTGATCCTCCCTGAAATAACGATTTATGAGAGTACCCTATCCTCTGAAGGGGCACAATACAGTCACAGATATACCATCAAAAAAATTTAA
- a CDS encoding site-2 protease family protein produces MLKRKIALFKLLGFTVSLDVSWGIILFLVIWSLSKGFFPSYFPGLSLQTYWLMGVSGAIGLFISIIIHEFSHALIARKYDIKIKGITLFIFGGVAEMKDEPHTPKSEFLMAIAGPIASFTLSIIFSGLAQVAETLKFSVPIVAILGYLSMINLLVAIFNMIPAFPTDGGRVLRSFLWWIKGDIHWATQIASRISLLFAVVIIFTGFMHMIGGNAIGGLWWILIGSFLFFAANASYQQLMIKESFKGKAVRHFMNPEPVSVPFDITLQAFVDKYLYRYHYKMFPVSRGGKIAGLITVQMLKLHTHEEWKRLYVGQVMEEQNSSNSIASNTPIDDALNQMNESGFTRLLVVEQHKIVGIITLKDLLEYITLKMELETIP; encoded by the coding sequence ATGCTCAAAAGAAAAATAGCACTGTTTAAACTGCTTGGTTTTACCGTATCTTTGGACGTGAGCTGGGGTATTATTCTTTTTTTGGTGATATGGTCACTTTCTAAGGGTTTCTTTCCGAGTTATTTCCCAGGGCTTAGCCTTCAAACATACTGGCTGATGGGCGTATCCGGGGCGATAGGACTTTTTATTTCTATTATCATCCATGAGTTTTCCCACGCATTGATTGCCCGTAAATATGACATAAAAATAAAAGGTATTACGCTCTTTATCTTTGGGGGTGTGGCTGAGATGAAGGATGAACCCCACACGCCTAAAAGTGAATTTTTGATGGCGATTGCAGGGCCGATAGCCAGCTTTACACTCTCTATCATCTTCAGTGGACTTGCGCAAGTTGCGGAGACATTGAAGTTTTCGGTACCCATTGTCGCTATTTTGGGCTATTTGAGTATGATTAACCTGTTGGTTGCCATTTTCAATATGATACCTGCATTCCCTACGGATGGAGGACGGGTGCTTCGTTCATTTTTATGGTGGATCAAGGGTGATATCCATTGGGCAACACAGATAGCTTCACGTATCAGTCTTCTGTTCGCCGTTGTCATTATCTTCACAGGATTTATGCATATGATAGGAGGTAATGCTATAGGAGGGCTGTGGTGGATACTGATCGGATCTTTTCTTTTCTTTGCAGCGAATGCTTCGTATCAACAGTTAATGATCAAGGAGTCATTTAAAGGGAAGGCCGTACGCCATTTCATGAACCCAGAACCCGTGAGTGTGCCTTTTGATATCACACTGCAAGCGTTTGTGGATAAGTATCTTTATCGTTATCACTATAAAATGTTCCCTGTAAGCAGAGGGGGTAAAATAGCTGGACTCATTACGGTTCAGATGCTAAAGTTACATACACACGAAGAGTGGAAGCGTCTTTACGTGGGACAGGTCATGGAAGAACAAAATTCATCCAATTCGATCGCATCAAATACGCCTATCGACGATGCCCTGAACCAAATGAATGAAAGTGGATTCACACGTTTACTGGTAGTAGAACAGCATAAAATTGTGGGCATCATTACGCTGAAGGACCTGCTTGAATATATCACATTGAAGATGGAGTTGGAGACCATACCATAG
- a CDS encoding DUF4389 domain-containing protein: MEEFETNERGKAGLSRALYTILYLIIGRFISMILFVIAITQFIYSWLTGEPNEKILHFTEGLAEYAKQIVSYVGFNTDEKPWPVGDWPYV; this comes from the coding sequence ATGGAAGAGTTTGAAACGAATGAACGGGGGAAAGCCGGGTTATCAAGAGCCCTCTATACGATCTTATATTTGATCATAGGCAGGTTTATCTCGATGATCCTTTTTGTGATTGCCATTACCCAATTTATTTACAGTTGGCTGACAGGCGAACCTAATGAAAAGATCTTACATTTTACGGAAGGTTTGGCAGAGTATGCAAAACAGATTGTTTCCTATGTGGGATTCAATACGGATGAAAAACCATGGCCTGTAGGCGATTGGCCGTATGTATAG